The following nucleotide sequence is from Pseudonocardia abyssalis.
CCCCGTCGCAGGTACTTTGGTTGGGTTTTCAACCTCTTTTTTTGTTGGAGAGTTTGATCCTGGCTCAGGACGAACGCTGGCGGCGTGCTTAACACATGCAAGTCGAGCGGTAAGGCCCTTTCGGGGGTACACGAGCGGCGAACGGGTGAGTAACACGTGGGTGACCTGCCCTCAGCTCTGGGATAAGCCCGGGAAACTGGGTCTAATACCGGATATGACCAACTGTCGCATGGTGGTTGGTGGAAAGTTTTTTCGGCTGGGGATGGGCCCGCGGCCTATCAGCTTGTTGGTGGGGTGATGGCCTACCAAGGCGACGACGGGTAGCCGGCCTGAGAGGGCGACCGGCCACACTGGGACTGAGACACGGCCCAGACTCCTACGGGAGGCAGCAGTGGGGAATATTGCGCAATGGGCGAAAGCCTGACGCAGCGACGCCGCGTGGGGGATGACGGCCTTCGGGTTGTAAACCTCTTTCGACCTTGACGAAGGCCTTCGGGTTGACGGTAGGGGTAGAAGAAGCACCGGCCAACTACGTGCCAGCAGCCGCGGTAATACGTAGGGTGCGAGCGTTGTCCGGAATTATTGGGCGTAAAGAGCTCGTAGGCGGTCTGTCGCGTCGGTCGTGAAAACTTGGGGCTTAACCCTGAGCTTGCGGTCGATACGGGCATGACTTGAGTTCGGCAGGGGAGACTGGAATTCCTGGTGTAGCGGTGAAATGCGCAGATATCAGGAGGAACACCGGTGGCGAAGGCGGGTCTCTGGGCCGATACTGACGCTGAGGAGCGAAAGCGTGGGGAGCGAACAGGATTAGATACCCTGGTAGTCCACGCCGTAAACGGTGGGCGCTAGGTGTGGGGGCCATTCCACGGTCTCTGTGCCGCAGCTAACGCATTAAGCGCCCCGCCTGGGGAGTACGGCCGCAAGGCTAAAACTCAAAGGAATTGACGGGGGCCCGCACAAGCGGCGGAGCATGTGGATTAATTCGATGCAACGCGAAGAACCTTACCTGGGTTTGACATGCACTAGACGCGTCTAGAGATAGGCGTTCCCTTGTGGCTGGTGTGCAGGTGGTGCATGGCTGTCGTCAGCTCGTGTCGTGAGATGTTGGGTTAAGTCCCGCAACGAGCGCAACCCTCGTTCCATGTTGCCAGCGGGTTATGCCGGGGACTCATGGGAGACTGCCGGGGTCAACTCGGAGGAAGGTGGGGATGACGTCAAGTCATCATGCCCCTTATGTCCAGGGCTTCACACATGCTACAATGGCCAGTACAGAGGGCTGCGAGACCGCGAGGTGGAGCGAATCCCTTAAAGCTGGTCTCAGTTCGGATTGGGGTCTGCAACTCGACCCCATGAAGTTGGAGTCGCTAGTAATCGCAGATCAGCAACGCTGCGGTGAATACGTTCCCGGGCCTTGTACACACCGCCCGTCACGTCACGAAAGTTGGTAACACCCGAAGCCGACGGCCTAACCCGTAAGGGAGGGAGTTGTCGAAGGTGGGACTGGCGATTGGGACGAAGTCGTAACAAGGTAGCCGTACCGGAAGGTGCGGCTGGATCACCTCCTTTCTAAGGAGTTCTCACCGTGTGGTGAGGCTGACCGGCCACTCTGAAGGTGGTTGGTTCTCCTTTCACGATAACCACGCTCTCGACGGATGGTCTTCGGGTCGTCGACTGGGGGTTGTGGCTGGGTGGAACATAATGACCAAGTAGATCTTCAAGGTGCGTTGGTTCTCTTCGGAGGGTTGGCGGGTTCGGCACGCTGTTGGGTCCTGAGAGGACACCTGTTGGTTGGGTGTTTGTCTCTGGCTGCTCCTGGCCTGGACCGTCTAACGCATCCCTGGTGCCGGCTTCGTGCTGGTTGGGTGGGTGTGGTGGTGGTCGTTGCGGGTCGGGGTGTGGTTGTGTGTTGAGTGTTGCATAGTGGATGCGAGCATCTTGTTGTGAACAAGTGTTTAAGGGCACATGGTGGATGTCTAGGCATCAGGAGCCGATGAAGGACGTGGGAGGCCGCGATAGGCCTCGGGGAGCTGTCAACCGAGCTGTGATCCGAGGATGTCCGAATGGGGAAACCCAGCACCCGTCATGGGGTGTTACCAACATCTGAATACATAGGGTGTTGGAGGGAACGTGGGGAAGTGAAACATCTCAGTACCCACAGGAAGAGAAAACAACCGTGATTCCGTGAGTAGTGGCGAGCGAAAGCGGAAGAGGCTAAACCTATGTCGTGTCAAGCCGGCAGGCGTTGCGATGTGGGTGTTGTGGGATTTCGTCGTAGGTGGACTGCCGTCTGCCTGACTTCGTGGTGTTGTGTTAGCGGAAAACCTCTGGAAAGGGTTGCCGTAGTGGGTGAGAGCCCCGTACGCGAAAACATGGCATGCGTTGTGGATGTTGCTCCCGAGTAGCAGCGAGCTCGTGGAATTTGCTGTGAATCTGCCGGGACCACCCGGTAAGCCTAAATACTCCCTGATGACCGATAGCGGACTAGTACCGTGAGGGAAAGATGAAAAGTACCCCGGGAGGGGAGTGAAATAGTACCTGAAACCGTGTGCCTACAAGCCGTCAGAGCCTTTGGGTGATGGCGTGCCTTTTGAAGAATGAGCCTGCGAGTTATGCTTCGTGGCGAGGTTAACCCGTGTGGGGTAGCCGTAGCGAAAGCGAGTCTGAATAGGGCGATTGAGTCGCGGGGTGTAGACCCGAAGCGGAGTGATCTACCCATGGCCAGGTTGAAGCGACGGTAAGACGTCGTGGAGGACCGAACCCACCTCGGTTGAAAACGGGGGGGATGAGCTGTGGGTAGGGGTGAAAGGCCAATCAAACTCCGTGATAGCTGGTTCTCCCCGAAATGCATTTAGGTGCAGCGTCGCGTGGTGGATGCCGGAGGTAGAGCACTGGATGGGCTAGGGGGACCAAAATCTTACTGAACTCAACCAAACTCCGAATGCCGGTATTTCTAGCGCGGCAGTGAGACTGTGGGGGATAAGCTTCATAGTCGAGAGGGAAACAGCCCAGATCACCGGCTAAGGCCCCTAAGCGTGCGCTAAGTGGGAAAGGATGTGGGATCGCCCAGACAACCAGGAGGTTGGCTTAGAAGCAGCCACCCTTTAAAGAGTGCGTAATAGCTCACTGGTCAAGTGGTCCTGCGCCGACAATGTAGCGGGGCTCAAGCGCACCGCCGAAGCCGTGGCAATACCACATGAGATCCGCTCCTGCAGCTTGCTGTGGGTGTGTAGTCGTGGTGTTGGGTAGGGGAGCGTCGTGCATCCAGTGAAGCGGCGGGGTGACCCAGTCGTGGAGGGTGTGCGAGTGAGAATGCAGGCATGAGTAGCGAATGCAGAGTGAGAACCTCTGCCGCCGAATGACCAAGGGTTCCTGGGCCAGGTTAATCCGCCCAGGGTGAGCCGGGACCTAAGGCGAGGCCGACAGGCGTAGTCGATGGACAACGGGTTGATATTCCCGTGCCCGTGATAGTGCGTCCGTGCTGAGGCCGGTGATGCTAACCATCCGAACCCGTTTACTGACCTTCGGGTTGGTTTGTCGGGGGAGCGTGGGAACCGATCCGGTAGTAGGCAAGCGATGGGGTGACGCAGGAGGGTAGCTCCGCCAGTTAATGGTAGTACTGGTGCAAGCGTGTAGCCCGACATCCAGGTAAATCCGGTTGTCATATAAGGGTGAGACGTGACGCGTAGCCGATTGAGGCGAAGTAGAGTGATCCCATGCTGCCGAGAAAAGCCTCTAGCGAGTGCTGTTGCGGCCCGTACCCCAAACCGACACAGGTGGTCAGGTAGAGAATACTAAGGCGATCGAGTGAACTGTGGTTAAGGAACTCGGCAAAATACCTCCGTAACTTCGGGAGAAGGAGGACCGCTTGCTGTGAAGCTCCTTGCGGGCTAGCGGTGGGCGGTCGCAGAGACCAGGCCCAAGCGACTGTTTACTAAAAACACAGGTCCGTGCGAAGTCGCAAGACGATGTATACGGACTGACGCCTGCCCGGTGCTGGAACGTTAAGAGGACCTGTTAGTCCTTCGGGGCGAAGCGGAGAATTTAAGCGCCAGTAAACGGCGGTGGTAACTATAACCATCCTAAGGTAGCGAAATTCCTTGTCGGGTAAGTTCCGACCTGCACGAATGGCGTAACGACTTGGGCGCTGTCTCGACCACAGACTCGGCGAAATTGCACTACGAGTAAAGATGCTCGTTACGCGCGGCAGGACGGAAAGACCCCGGGACCTTTACTACAGCTTGGTATTGGTGCTCGGTTCGGCTTGTGTAGGATAGGTGGGAGACTGTGAAGCGGCCACGCCAGTGGTTGTGGAGTCATTGTTGAAATACCACTCTGGTCGAATTGGGTGTCTCAACCTCGGGCCATGATCTGGTTCAGGGACAGTGCCTGGTGGGTAGTTTAACTGGGGCGGTTGCCTCCCAAAATGTAACGGAGGCGCCCAAAGGTTCCCTCAGCCTGGTTGGCAATCAGGTGTTGAGTGTAAGTGCACAAGGGAGCTTGACTGTGAGACCGACAGGTCGAGCAGGGACGAAAGTCGGGACTAGTGATCCGGCACCACCTGGTGGAAGGGGTGTCGCTCAACGGATAAAAGGTACCCCGGGGATAACAGGCTGATCTTGCCCAAGAGTCCATATCGACGGCATGGTTTGGCACCTCGATGTCGGCTCGTCGCATCCTGGGGCTGGAGTAGGTCCCAAGGGTTGGGCTGTTCGCCCATTAAAGCGGTACGCGAGCTGGGTTTAGAACGTCGTGAGACAGTTCGGTCCCTATCCGCCGCGCGCGCAGGAGACTTGAGGAAGGCTGTCCCTAGTACGAGAGGACCGGGACGGACGGACCTCTGGTGTGCCAGTTGTCCCGCCAGGGGCACGGCTGGTTGGCTATGTTCGGAAGGGATAACCGCTGAAGGCATCTAAGCGGGAAGCTCGTTCCAAGATGAGGTCTCCCACCACCTTGCGTGGTTAAGGCCCCCAGCAGACCACTGGGTTGATAGGCCAGAGATGGAAGCCCTGTAAAGGGTGGAGTTGACTGGTACTAATAGGCCGAGGGCTTGTTCATGACGAGTTGTTTGCATCCACTGTGCGACCCTGAACACACAACCATGTTGTGTGGTCGGGTTGCGGAACAGGCTCGTGTTGTCTCGCATCCACTAATTGCATACGCTGAAGTCGTCGCAACACGTTTCATAGTGTTGTCGGTGGTTATGGCGGAGGGGGAACGCCCGGTCCCATCCCGAACCCGGAAGCTAAGCCCTCCAGCGCCGATGGTACTGCACTCGTTAGGGTGTGGGAGAGTAGGTCGCCGCCGACATCAAACCTCATTTGTGGGCCCCCGCCGTCAGGCGGGGGCCCACTTTTTTGTGTCTCAAAGCTTCCAGTCTCTCATTCACGTCCGACGATCTGCCGGGTCGCGCTACATCTGACGGGTAGTTGTCCACATCGTCTCCTCGCCATCCACAGAAATCGGGTGGGTCTGGCGTGGTGCCCGCCGGCGGCGGCAGGCTCGGACTCGTCGCAAGGACCACCGGACGAGGAGAGATGATGAACCAGAACACCCTGATCGCGGTCGGCAACGTGATCACGCCCGTGCAGATCCGGCACACGCCGGACGGTGTTCCCGTCACGACCTTCCGCATCGCCTGCAATGAGCGGCGGTTCAACCGGGAGACCAACGAGTGGCTCGACAAGGACTCGTTCTTCGTCTCCGTCACCTGCTGGCGTCGGTTGGCCGAGAACGTGTGCCGGTCGCTGCGCAGTGGTGATCCGGTGATGGTCCGGGGCCGGCTGCTGACGCGGAGCTACGACACCGCGGATGGGCGTCGTACCACCGTCACCGAGATGGAAGCCGACGCCGTCGGGCCCGATCTGACCTGGTGCACCGCTCACGTCACACGCACGCGTCGTGCCGAGGGGGCGCCCGCGGTCGAGGCAGGGGAGCGGACGGCCGTGGAGGTGCAGCATCCCGGGTCGGACGATCCCTGGTCGGACCAGGGCGGGGCTGCGGAGGACGACGGTGTGCGCGAGCTGTCCGGCGCCGTACCGGCCGCAGGCCACTGAACCGCTGCGAACTACCATCGTGGGCGTGGCGGAGTTCATCTACAGCATGCAGAAGGTCCGGAAGGCCCACGGAGACAAGGTCATCCTCGATGACGTGTCGCTGAACTTCCTTCCGGGCGCCAAGATCGGCGTCGTCGGCCCGAACGGAGCCGGCAAGTCCACCGTGCTGAAGATCATGGCCGGGCTGGAGCACGCGAACAACGGTGAAGCCCTGCTCGCCCCCGGGGCGACGGTCGGCATCCTGCAGCAGGAGCCGCCCCTCAACGAGGAGAAGACCGTTCTCGGCAACGTC
It contains:
- the ssb gene encoding single-stranded DNA-binding protein, which produces MNQNTLIAVGNVITPVQIRHTPDGVPVTTFRIACNERRFNRETNEWLDKDSFFVSVTCWRRLAENVCRSLRSGDPVMVRGRLLTRSYDTADGRRTTVTEMEADAVGPDLTWCTAHVTRTRRAEGAPAVEAGERTAVEVQHPGSDDPWSDQGGAAEDDGVRELSGAVPAAGH